TTAAACATAGCAGATTCTATTATTGGAGCCACTACAATTAATTTTAAATTTACCTTAATTACAAGAGATAAAGTTTTTCAAAGAAAAATTAAACCCCTTGTAAGAATTTTAGAAATTTAGGTCA
This region of Candidatus Nealsonbacteria bacterium genomic DNA includes:
- a CDS encoding PIN domain-containing protein, with the translated sequence MNDDTIEMGALLRRKTGLNIADSIIGATTINFKFTLITRDKVFQRKIKPLVRILEI